The following are encoded in a window of Solibacillus sp. FSL R7-0668 genomic DNA:
- the metK gene encoding methionine adenosyltransferase, which yields MANRRLFTSESVTEGHPDKICDQISDAILDAILAADPNARVACETTVTTGLVLVAGEITTSTYVDMKGIIRDTVAEIGYTRGKYGFDAENLAVLVAVGEQSPDIAQGVDQALEAREGSMTEDELEAIGAGDQGLMFGYACNETPELMPMPISLAHKLARRLSEVRKSGQLAYLRPDGKTQVTIEYDENNVPVRVDTIVISTQHDEEATLEQIQADMKAHVIAPVVPAELLDEATKYFINPTGRFVIGGPKGDAGLTGRKIIVDTYGGYARHGGGAFSGKDATKVDRSAAYAARYVAKNIVAAGLADRAEVQLAYAIGVAQPVSIAVDTFGTGKVAEAQIVEWVRELFDLRPAGIIKMLDLRRPIYKQTAAYGHFGRTDLNVPWENTDKAQVLKEKAGL from the coding sequence ATGGCAAATCGTCGACTGTTTACATCAGAAAGTGTAACGGAAGGACATCCAGACAAAATTTGTGACCAAATTTCAGATGCAATTTTAGATGCAATTTTAGCAGCAGATCCAAATGCACGTGTAGCATGTGAAACGACCGTTACTACGGGATTAGTATTAGTAGCAGGAGAAATTACAACTTCTACATATGTAGATATGAAAGGGATCATCCGTGACACGGTAGCAGAAATCGGCTACACACGTGGGAAATACGGCTTTGATGCTGAAAACCTAGCAGTACTTGTAGCGGTAGGGGAGCAATCTCCTGACATTGCACAAGGTGTAGATCAAGCGTTAGAAGCGCGTGAAGGTTCAATGACAGAGGATGAGTTAGAAGCAATTGGTGCAGGTGACCAAGGTTTAATGTTCGGTTATGCATGTAACGAAACACCAGAATTGATGCCAATGCCAATTTCATTAGCGCATAAATTAGCGCGTCGTTTATCGGAAGTACGTAAATCAGGTCAGCTTGCTTACTTACGTCCAGACGGTAAAACACAAGTAACAATTGAGTATGATGAAAACAACGTCCCAGTACGTGTTGATACAATCGTTATTTCGACGCAACATGATGAAGAGGCAACATTAGAGCAAATTCAAGCAGACATGAAGGCGCATGTTATTGCACCAGTTGTTCCGGCTGAATTATTAGATGAGGCAACAAAATACTTCATTAACCCAACTGGTCGATTTGTAATCGGTGGTCCTAAAGGGGATGCTGGTTTAACTGGTCGTAAAATTATCGTAGACACTTACGGTGGCTATGCACGTCATGGTGGTGGTGCATTCTCTGGTAAGGATGCAACAAAAGTAGACCGCTCTGCAGCCTATGCAGCACGCTATGTAGCGAAAAATATCGTAGCAGCAGGCTTAGCAGATCGTGCGGAAGTACAATTAGCGTATGCAATCGGCGTTGCACAACCTGTTTCAATTGCAGTAGATACATTTGGTACTGGTAAAGTTGCGGAAGCTCAAATCGTAGAATGGGTACGCGAGTTATTCGATTTACGCCCAGCAGGTATCATCAAAATGTTAGACCTACGTCGTCCGATTTATAAGCAAACAGCAGCTTATGGTCACTTTGGTCGTACAGATTTAAATGTGCCTTGGGAAAACACAGACAAAGCACAAGTGTTAAAAGAAAAAGCAGGCCTATAA
- the pckA gene encoding phosphoenolpyruvate carboxykinase (ATP), with protein MNSVEIANELKELLNGDNIQTQLSVPQLVEKATSRGEAMLTVEGALRAETGKYTGRSPKDKYMVEEESSKNKIDWGKVNRPISAEVFDKLYVKVVEYLKERDELFVFNGYAGADKASQLSIKVINEYAWHNLFCHQLFIRPTAEELATHLADFTIVSAPNFKADPEVDGTESETFIITSLEKKIILIGGTEYAGEMKKSIFGIMNYLLPEQDIFPMHCSANVGEAGDVSLFFGLSGTGKTTLSADADRKLIGDDEHGWSDNGVFNIEGGCYAKTANLSPENEPEIYAAIKFGSVLENVVVDAQTRVSDYNDLSLTENTRVAYPIDYIENIAVPSVAGHPNTIIFLTADAFGVLPPISKLTKEQAMYHFLSGFTSKLAGTERGVTEPEPVFSTCFGSPFLPLPATVYAEQLGKKIDEHGSQVFLVNTGWTGGEYGVGSRMKLSYTRTMVRAAIEGKLNNVETTQDTVFGLNIPVAVEGVPTDVLNPRDAWADKVAYDKKAAELADLFKNNFTKFANVDEVIVKKGGPLA; from the coding sequence ATGAATTCGGTAGAAATTGCTAACGAGCTGAAAGAACTTTTAAACGGGGATAACATTCAAACTCAATTATCAGTTCCACAATTAGTTGAAAAAGCTACATCACGTGGAGAAGCAATGTTAACTGTAGAAGGCGCATTACGTGCTGAAACAGGTAAATATACTGGTCGTTCTCCTAAAGATAAATATATGGTTGAAGAAGAATCTTCAAAAAATAAAATCGACTGGGGCAAAGTGAACCGTCCGATCTCTGCAGAAGTTTTCGATAAACTTTATGTGAAGGTAGTCGAGTACTTAAAAGAGCGCGATGAATTATTCGTATTCAACGGCTATGCAGGTGCAGATAAAGCTTCTCAATTATCTATTAAAGTAATTAATGAATACGCTTGGCATAACCTATTCTGCCATCAATTATTCATCCGTCCTACTGCAGAAGAATTAGCTACGCATCTTGCTGATTTCACAATCGTTTCTGCTCCAAACTTTAAAGCAGATCCAGAAGTAGATGGCACGGAATCTGAAACATTTATCATTACATCACTTGAAAAGAAAATCATTCTTATCGGTGGTACAGAATATGCTGGAGAAATGAAAAAATCAATCTTCGGTATCATGAACTACTTATTACCAGAACAAGATATCTTCCCAATGCACTGCTCTGCAAACGTTGGTGAAGCTGGAGATGTATCATTATTCTTCGGTTTATCAGGTACTGGTAAAACAACTTTATCAGCAGACGCTGACCGTAAATTAATCGGTGATGACGAGCATGGCTGGTCAGACAATGGCGTATTTAATATCGAGGGTGGTTGCTATGCAAAAACAGCAAACCTTTCTCCTGAAAACGAACCAGAAATTTATGCAGCTATCAAATTCGGTTCTGTATTAGAAAACGTAGTAGTAGATGCACAAACGCGTGTAAGTGATTACAATGACCTTTCATTAACTGAAAATACACGTGTAGCGTACCCAATCGACTACATCGAAAATATCGCTGTACCATCAGTGGCAGGTCACCCAAATACAATCATCTTCTTAACAGCAGATGCATTTGGTGTATTACCTCCAATCTCAAAATTAACAAAAGAGCAAGCAATGTATCACTTCTTAAGCGGCTTCACTTCGAAGTTAGCTGGTACAGAGCGCGGCGTTACAGAGCCAGAGCCAGTATTCTCTACATGCTTCGGTTCACCATTCTTACCATTACCTGCAACAGTGTATGCTGAGCAATTAGGTAAGAAAATCGACGAGCACGGTTCTCAAGTATTCTTAGTAAACACTGGTTGGACTGGTGGCGAATACGGTGTTGGTAGCCGTATGAAGCTTTCTTACACTCGTACAATGGTACGCGCAGCAATCGAAGGTAAATTAAACAATGTGGAAACAACTCAAGATACTGTCTTTGGATTAAACATCCCAGTAGCAGTTGAAGGGGTACCAACTGACGTGTTAAATCCTCGTGATGCATGGGCTGACAAAGTAGCTTACGATAAAAAAGCAGCTGAGCTTGCTGATTTATTCAAAAACAACTTCACAAAATTCGCAAATGTTGATGAAGTAATTGTGAAAAAAGGCGGTCCTTTAGCATAA
- a CDS encoding alpha/beta hydrolase family protein yields MNDNGKIFSIRQYPSPNPQVRLHEITYWSQGLRVKGLLAQPVNAGNYEAMLYLRGGLQSIGMVRPARIAQFAQQGFVVFAPYYRGNRGGEGKDEFAGDDRYDALNAIAILKQFANVEKVNIYGFSRGGLMALWTAILSDEVKSLVTWAGVSDATATYWERVDMRRGLKRIVGGTPNKVPENYEDRTPLYEVAQIDAPVLIIHGTEDQHVDIEHAYQLELYLKDEGKSVETWFSFGLKHHYPPKLNRMTVEKLCNWMKTKKDVTH; encoded by the coding sequence ATGAACGACAATGGTAAGATTTTTTCAATCCGACAATATCCCTCACCAAATCCGCAAGTTCGTTTACATGAAATTACGTATTGGTCGCAAGGACTACGTGTAAAAGGCTTATTAGCACAGCCAGTAAATGCGGGAAACTATGAGGCGATGCTTTATTTACGAGGTGGCTTACAATCGATCGGGATGGTAAGGCCTGCTCGTATCGCTCAATTTGCACAGCAAGGATTCGTTGTATTTGCTCCGTATTACCGCGGAAATCGTGGTGGTGAGGGGAAGGATGAATTTGCCGGGGATGATCGCTACGATGCGCTGAATGCGATTGCCATCTTAAAGCAATTTGCAAATGTCGAAAAAGTGAATATTTATGGCTTTTCACGCGGGGGTTTAATGGCATTATGGACTGCGATATTAAGCGATGAAGTGAAATCACTTGTCACATGGGCAGGAGTTTCGGATGCGACTGCTACGTATTGGGAGCGGGTTGATATGCGTCGAGGCTTAAAACGTATCGTAGGGGGGACACCCAATAAAGTACCCGAAAACTATGAAGACCGGACACCGCTCTATGAGGTTGCTCAAATCGATGCCCCTGTATTAATCATTCATGGGACAGAAGATCAGCATGTGGATATTGAGCATGCCTATCAACTGGAGCTCTATTTAAAGGATGAAGGGAAGTCAGTTGAAACATGGTTTTCATTTGGCTTAAAACATCATTATCCACCGAAGCTCAATCGGATGACGGTAGAAAAATTATGTAATTGGATGAAAACGAAAAAGGATGTTACGCATTAG
- a CDS encoding NUDIX hydrolase, producing the protein MFTFIDENGLQVDLRFDEGPFKVEPKHVLALVQHDGKWLCTIHHRRGVEFPGGKQEPGETLQQAAIREVYEEANVVIEDEKWFAYYIVHDDIPFCKAVFTAKVKTIEPFVGDYETEGILWLTEDELWQQPNLSFYMRDAGMKKMLQEVKNHERQW; encoded by the coding sequence ATGTTTACATTTATTGATGAAAATGGGTTACAAGTAGATTTGCGCTTTGATGAAGGGCCTTTTAAAGTAGAGCCGAAGCATGTGCTGGCGCTTGTGCAACACGATGGAAAATGGCTTTGTACGATTCATCATCGTCGTGGTGTTGAGTTTCCTGGAGGTAAGCAAGAGCCAGGAGAAACCTTGCAACAGGCAGCGATTCGAGAGGTTTATGAAGAGGCCAATGTTGTAATAGAAGATGAGAAATGGTTTGCGTATTATATTGTGCATGATGACATCCCGTTTTGCAAAGCGGTATTTACCGCAAAGGTTAAAACAATCGAACCATTTGTCGGTGATTATGAAACGGAAGGAATTTTATGGTTAACGGAAGATGAGCTTTGGCAGCAGCCGAATTTAAGCTTTTATATGCGTGATGCAGGGATGAAAAAAATGTTACAGGAAGTGAAAAATCATGAACGACAATGGTAA
- a CDS encoding transposase → MQKQNIYVSVVHLTCNMQPGSSYEFVLQMDPVKARVFSKLFTQMQSLEASNAFRAHMPFIPYHMDRLNHELDYRLQKIYALVHEFGDDEAKKFVEQLPYFR, encoded by the coding sequence ATGCAAAAACAAAATATCTATGTATCGGTCGTGCATTTAACATGTAATATGCAGCCAGGATCATCGTATGAATTTGTGCTGCAAATGGATCCAGTTAAGGCGCGAGTATTTTCGAAACTATTTACACAAATGCAAAGCTTAGAAGCATCAAATGCATTTCGAGCACATATGCCGTTTATCCCCTATCATATGGATCGTTTAAATCATGAGCTTGATTATCGTCTGCAAAAGATATACGCACTCGTTCATGAGTTTGGCGATGATGAGGCCAAAAAATTTGTCGAGCAGCTTCCCTATTTTCGTTAG
- a CDS encoding Dps family protein gives MAEKKLNGQLNELVATWSVLYTKLHNYHWYVNGPSFFTLHTKFEELYNEVTINLDDIAERILSKGGKPVATLKEHLELSLIDEATGKESTEEMVETTIADFQTIMKALKKAMEAASEAGDDRTEDLLNATFQSLEKHAWMLNAYLGN, from the coding sequence ATGGCAGAGAAAAAATTAAATGGACAATTAAATGAATTAGTAGCAACGTGGTCAGTTTTGTATACAAAATTACATAACTATCACTGGTATGTAAACGGTCCATCATTCTTCACATTACACACGAAATTTGAAGAGCTTTATAATGAAGTAACGATTAATTTAGATGATATTGCGGAGCGCATTTTATCTAAAGGTGGTAAACCAGTTGCGACGTTAAAAGAGCATTTAGAATTATCATTAATCGATGAAGCGACAGGGAAAGAGTCAACAGAAGAAATGGTTGAAACAACAATTGCCGACTTCCAAACGATTATGAAGGCTTTAAAGAAAGCGATGGAAGCAGCAAGTGAAGCTGGTGATGATCGTACAGAAGATTTATTGAACGCAACATTCCAAAGCTTAGAAAAGCATGCTTGGATGTTAAATGCCTATTTAGGAAACTAA
- the yidD gene encoding membrane protein insertion efficiency factor YidD → MKKIFIGFIRLYQKYLSPMKPPSCRFHPTCSSYGIEAIQKHGAIKGTVMTIIRILKCQPLHPGGFDPVPDKWPSKKH, encoded by the coding sequence ATGAAAAAAATTTTTATCGGCTTCATTCGCCTGTATCAAAAATACTTGTCGCCAATGAAGCCTCCATCATGTCGTTTCCACCCTACTTGCTCAAGCTATGGTATTGAAGCTATACAAAAGCATGGGGCTATTAAAGGAACCGTGATGACCATTATTCGTATTTTAAAATGCCAGCCACTTCATCCCGGTGGCTTTGATCCAGTGCCAGACAAATGGCCTTCGAAAAAGCACTAA